A portion of the Macadamia integrifolia cultivar HAES 741 unplaced genomic scaffold, SCU_Mint_v3 scaffold779, whole genome shotgun sequence genome contains these proteins:
- the LOC122069962 gene encoding CBL-interacting serine/threonine-protein kinase 6-like — protein sequence MADNNRADGSSVLHGKYVLGRLLGHGTFAKVYVAKNIQSGKSVAMKVVGKEKVIKVGMMEQVKREISVMKMVKHPNIVELHEVMASKSKIYFAMDLVRGGELFSKIAKGRLKEDVARSYFQQLISAIDFCHSRGVYHRDLKPENLLLDDEGNLKVTDFGLSALSEHLKQDGLLHTTCGTPAYVAPEVIGKNGYDGAKADLWSCGVILYVLIAGFLPFQEDNIVAMYNKIHRGDFKCPPWFSTDARRLVTKLLDPNPNTRITIDKVMESPWFKKSLPKTIRTKEEMEFDSFEGEKESEAKEKQLETLNAFHIISLSEGFDLKPLFEEKKKEEKEELRFATTKPASSVISRLEEVAKALNFNIKKSDTRVKLQGQERGRKGKLAIAADIFAVAPSFVVVEVKKDGGDTLEYNQFCSKELRPALKDIVWTSLADNPTPA from the coding sequence ATGGCGGATAACAACAGAGCCGATGGAAGCTCTGTGCTTCACGGAAAGTACGTGTTAGGTCGGCTTTTGGGTCATGGTACCTTCGCCAAGGTCTACGTAGCAAAAAATATACAGAGTGGTAAAAGTGTGGCAATGAAGGTTGTTGGGAAGGAGAAGGTGATTAAAGTTGGAATGATGGAGCAAGTGAAGCGCGAGATATCGGTTATGAAGATGGTGAAGCACCCGAACATCGTGGAGCTTCATGAGGTGATGGCGAGCAAGTCCAAGATCTATTTCGCCATGGATCTCGTCAGAGGCGGTGAACTCTTCTCCAAGATCGCCAAAGGTCGATTAAAAGAagatgtcgccagatcttactTCCAGCAACTCATTTCTGCAATCGATTTCTGCCACAGCCGCGGGGTTTACCACCGAGATCTGAAGCCGGAAAATCTCCTCCTCGACGATGAAGGCAACCTCAAGGTCACCGATTTCGGTCTCAGTGCCTTATCTGAACATCTGAAACAGGACGGGCTTTTACACACAACTTGTGGAACCCCTGCTTATGTCGCTCCGGAGGTGATTGGAAAGAATGGTTATGATGGAGCTAAGGCTGATCTCTGGTCGTGTGGCGTCATTCTCTATGTTCTAATTGCAGGTTTTCTTCCGTTCCAAGAAGATAACATAGTGGCCATGTACAACAAGATACACAGAGGAGACTTCAAGTGTCCTCCTTGGTTCTCCACTGATGCTCGCCGGCTGGTAACCAAACTACTCGATCCGAATCCCAACACTCGGATCACCATCGACAAGGTCATGGAGTCGCCCTGGTTCAAGAAATCGTTGCCGAAAACTATACGAACGAAGGAAGAGATGGAATTCGATAGTTTcgagggagagaaggagagcGAAGCGAAGGAAAAACAATTGGAGACGCTGAATGCCTTCCATATAATATCTTTATCAGAAGGGTTCGATCTGAAGCCATTGtttgaggagaagaagaaggaggagaaagaggagCTTAGGTTTGCGACAACAAAGCCGGCGAGTAGCGTGATATCGAGACTGGAGGAGGTGGCGAAGGCGTTGAATTTCAATATCAAGAAGAGCGACACGAGGGTGAAGTTGCAGGggcaagagagagggagaaaagggaAACTTGCGATAGCGGCGGATATCTTCGCGGTGGCGCCGTCGTTCGTGGTGGTGGAAGTCAAGAAAGACGGTGGAGATACGCTTGAGTACAACCAGTTCTGCAGTAAGGAACTTAGACCGGCGTTGAAAGACATCGTCTGGACTTCTCTGGCAGATAATCCAACCCCTGCTTAG
- the LOC122069960 gene encoding protein FAR1-RELATED SEQUENCE 5-like, whose amino-acid sequence MEAEVIRDALLLACNLRLCKIVDHSDYQSMIHNVNSSRIILRLSYCMENACLNDAKEPWVGMLFNSEQEAYDFYNSYGWAMGFSIRRHTVNKSKKDKMTSTSRQFVCSKAGSRQPDKRDNNITNPQAKIRTSCKAQMAICLGGDGKYMYREFVEEHNYDLHTDSTVHMMRS is encoded by the exons atggaggctgaggtgattCGTGATGCATTGCTTCTAGCTTGCAATCTTCGTCTTTGTAAGATTGTGGATCATTCCGATTATCAGTCTATGATTCACAACGTGAATTCTTCAAGGATCATCCTTCGATTGAGCTACTG tATGGAGAATGCTTGTTTGAATGATGCGAAGGAACCTTGGGTTGGTATGTTATTCAATTCAGAACAGGAAGCATATGATTTTTACAACAGTTACGGGTGGGCAATGGGGTTTAGTATTAGGAGACACACTGTGAATAAAAGCAAGAAAGACAAAATGACTAGTACGTCAAGGCAGTTTGTCTGTTCGAAAGCTGGGTCTCGGCAACCAGACAAGCGAGACAATAATATTACTAACCCCCAAGCTAAGATAAGAACAAGTTGCAAAGCACAGATGGCCATATGTTTGGGTGGGGATGGAAAATATATGTATCGTGAATTTGTGGAGGAACATAATTATGATCTTCATACTGATTCAACAGTTCATATGATGCGTTCATAG